The DNA sequence GTGCAATACTGGAAATAATATGCATTCTAGGTCTTTGAAGTTATGTGAAATGATCATGATTAAATGTTGTGTAGCAAAAACTAAAGAAACTTGAACATGTGTAAAACAGGGGCTACTTTTTATGATAtgtatagaaaatattttcacaaatatcCCAGTCTACAATTCCCTGTCATATATGCAATGTTTTAGCAGCAGTCCCCGGACAGTCTTAGAATAACAATGGTATAGATTTATCAGTCATAAGATACAATTCTCATGCTTCATAGCTTATGCTTTAAAGTCTGGCATTCAGACAAAATTGTTTGCAAGATTTTTTTATGCCCATGCCATAGAATGTTGCCCCTTTCTGTCTGTTCATTCTTCTGTtatagttataaataaaattttggacTTTTTTAGCTATGCTTGCAAATATTGAACTGATTTGTGGAGTAGAGCTGTATATTGATAGGTTCCAGTTAAGTTTTATCACCATTGACCCTCTTTCAGAAATCTAAAAGTTCAGACTTTTTCAGACTTCTTTTTGATGTGGTTGCAGAGTATATTGCTAAAGAGATACAGATGAAGTTTAGATTTCATTGACCCAATTTCAGCAAATTTATTGGAATCTCTTAAGACTtcatagtttaaaaaaaaactttcactATGATCATAATCATTAGGGCTGCAGTATTAGATTTTGGTAGATGTAAGGGAGGAAAATGCAAGTATGTGCCTGTTGACTTCATTTGTGaagaaaattacaaatatttgACAATAAGAAAGGCGAGTTTATTTGCATTAGTTCATTATGCATCACTCTTGCCATGTGAATGCAGTGGAAATTTGCTTCACCTTcatttaaattgaattaaattaaCCTGAAGCAAAGATAAAATGTGcattcgtgtgaacgaggcattagaATTTCAAACAATAACTTTTAAGATGTTATCCTGATTTCTATGTGTAAATGTGATGAGTTACAAATTAAAAAGAACTTGTGTTTTCTATTTTGTTCCTTTTGACGTGTAATTGATTGACTATACACATTTATTACTTGCCTACAGAATGGGGAAATTCGTATCGTGTAAAGAAATctagttttaaaaatttataccATTTGATTATCCATTTAGTATTGTATTCTTCTTGTTACCATTTGATTATCCATTTAGTATTGTATTCTTCTTGCATGCATGTACATGATGAACTTCTCTTCTCTATTTCAGAATCTCTATATCATAAACTGTTGCATGAGAAGGAAAAATACGCCTTAATGCGGCAATCTGCACCACCCATAGAATCTGCAGTTCATGTTCACAACATTCAACAGTCTAGTCAACAACCTAATTCACCATTAGATTTCAttcaatcaaaattaaaatctcTAGAGGTAACAGGGGGCTCAATGAAATCTGGAATTGAGCATCTTCTGTCATCTATGGATCATTTAGAGGATTCTGTCGAGATAACTGAGCATGAGATCGATCATCGAGATCATCCTCATGCTCAGCCTCCTCAGGATCTTCCCCCTGTGATAAAACAAGAAACAGAACTCCATGAAAAACTGCCTCCAGTTATAAAGCTGGCAACTCCAGATTTACTGACTGTAGAAATTTTCACTGATAATACAGCTTCTAGTCAGAAGGACGATGATAAGGACAAAGATGTGAAAATGTCTGGTCCCCCAACAACACGCTTTAACCCCTTTCTGAAAGAGGATTTAGAGACTGACTCTGTACCCATATCTGATTCACATTGTGATTATTCTCGTGACCAGTATTCTGTTGAATCAGCAGATAAACTAATACCTAGGGGGCCATCAGGAGTCCAACCTCTTATGACCAAAGACAGCAGTGCAAACCATAACAGTCCATTACCAAGTGGTACAATTACAGAAGAGAGATTATTGTCTGTGGTTGGTGATGATGACATTGTGTTCAATTCTAAACATAAAAAgcacaagaaaaagaaaaaaggtaaTTGATAGTTATGATTTTGGTCAGATAATTTTTTAGTGTAATTTTGTTGCTAAAAATTACTGGCTTATTACACCCCTCGCAAcgaagttgggggggggggggggttacactGGTATCGGGCCGTTCGTCTCTCTGTCTGTTGACGCAatgtttccgggctctaaaacattatcctttccacctacagtcaccatatcatacatatggactacccatgggacgaagatgttccctatcgaatttggggtcaaaaggtcaagtacactgaacatcgaagtagcaatatggtttccgagctctaaagcgttatcctttccacctacagtcaccatatcatgcACATGTACTATCCAttggatgaagatgttccttatcgaatttaaggtcaaagttcaagcacactggacatcaaagtagcaatatggtttctgggccaaagggtcaaaggtcaagtgcactggacattgaagtagcaatatggtttcatcTCATATCCATTTCACCCTAGAGAAGAGACTtcccaaggttttgtcatgctctttcttttttacactcaggaaagaggtaatttatacctacatgtattaacaacaccctttgggagttTGTGTAAGTAGGGAgcattcttagtgagcattgctcacaatGCCTCTTGTTTTACTAGCAAATTTTATAACTTAGATATCCATTTCACTAATAGGATTATTCTATGATTATTTATTCAATGCAGGCAAATCATTTTTGATGCAGAAATATTTTACCCCTTCACTTTTGTGTAGGGTGTACATGTTCATTTTGCTAATTTTGCTGTAgcacattgaaatgtaattTTGTCCCATTTTAAATTTGCCATTTTCCATTTTGCCAGTACACAGTTGCAGTCAGGCTTCATAAATCTTGGTGCTTCAGCCTCTTGATGACATTTATTGCGAACCaattgtttacatatcatttatttttctaATTAGATGCAGTTCAGTTATGCAAATGCTTTGCATTTTGCCAGGAACCAGTGTCCAAATGTTCTGAAATTGATTGTACATCGTATTTTGACATTAACCATATTTGATAATAGTCCAAATAAAAGGAAATGTGCGaatttaaaaggggggggggggggggcaaaaactTAAAGCAATAATGTCAGATATTTTTAATCAAACATAAATCTTCTAGAGATTGTTGTATACTAATGACAATGTTCTTAACAGGATTGAAAGGTGATAGGGATTCTACTCATACTTCGTATCATGATCAGTTTAAAGACCAACAACAGGATGGCCCAGAGGACAATATTTCCATAAAAAGTGGTGACACAATCTCCATCCATAGTGACATCAGTGAAGGTCCATACTCCACAGAGGAAATTCGGGAGAATCAGAAATTCAAGAATATCATTGATGCTGAAGgcgaaaaagtgaagaaaatgtgTAGTAGAGAGTCCTCTCCAGCACGAAAAGGGCAACAGAGTACAGACAAATTGTCTGAAGCCACTCTTGTACATGGATTGCAAAGTCTGCCTCATGATTACTTATCTAAAAGTTTAGAAGCATTTGAGAAAGAGTTGACAAAAATGGACACAAGTAGTGCTCATGAATTGGAAAATAGGGATCCTTTGTTTCATTCAGAGGAGACTGAGAAATCCATTGAAAAGACCATAACTGCCGAGAATGAGAAAGCAATTTCAAAAAGTTCCAGTAATGATTTACATGCACCTGATGAATCAACCAAGAAGTCTGAAGAAACTATGTCAAAAAACAGTGCTTCCAACACAGAAATCTGGAAGAGTTCATTAAGAGAAGGAGAGAATCCTTCTCAAGAAAAATTGGATTTGTCATCACCTGTCTCCAATGGCTCCTCTGAAAATTCTCTTCTAAAATCTCCAGATCAGAAAGTTAAAGATCTGTTGTCACCTCTAGAGTCACCAGCAGATGACttctacaatatgtacatttccagTACAAGTATGACCTCACAGAAGGATGTCAAATACCACCCACTTCTGCCATCATCCACAGAAGATGAAGCACctgaagaaaatgaaacagTCCTCTCAACAAAGGAAAGCGAGGAAGAGGAACCCTCATACAAAGTACTCAACAACTGGACAGAAATATTCACCAATGGTAACCTCTCTTGTCTGTGCCTGACAGACACACATATCTGGCATGTGGATAGAAGTGCTAATTTATGGCAGTGCAGTCTGAGCAGTCCAGGACTGAAGTGGCAAAAAGCAAATGGCTTTGCCAAGATGATAGCTGTATCGCGATCTGGGAACATTGTGTGGAGGCTGTATAAAGAAACAGTTTATGCTGGAACTAAGATAACAGCCAAACATCCAGAGGGTCTGAAGTGGATAGAGGCAATCAGAGAGGTGCAGTATATTTCTGTGGACGAGACTGTGGCATGGTGAGAATTCAGTACATAGATTTAATATGTCTTTGTTTTCAGTTTGTAGTAAGAAAATTTAGTGAACACAATGATATATTACCATAAagtaaaattattgaaaattctTTGTTTTCATAGGGAAAGCATCATAGGTATGAATTTAGATCTATCATGATCGAAAGAACCTGAACTTGCAATAAAGAATAATTGCTCTTCAACCACAAACATGCTTATTTTTTCTCAAACATACTAAAATCTTTTGTTAGTGTTTTTACATTTTGAGGATTGATACTTATGttaatttcaatgaaatgtaaattaaaGTACTGTacaacttaattttttttttaaatttcaggtaCCTTAAAACAAATGGTGAGGTGGTAATGCAGAAGGGTTTATCTAAGGATCGGCCATGTTTTAAGGCAGTGAAGATTGCATGTGAACACAAATTGACCCAGATTGTCTGTTACAGAGGTGTAGTCTTAGGGTTGACTGATCAGTGTCAGCTCGTGTACAGGGATGGGATAAGCAAAGACTGTTTGGAAGGAAAGAGTTGGAAATTGATAAAATGGTATTACACAATAAGTGTTCTTTATACCTTGTTTGTCCTTTGGATAGATCAAAAGCTATTAATGTGCATCTTGATTAAGTTTGGTACTTAAAGGAAGgaacatttatttatcaagaattagatattttaaaatccaaaaataacttatttttatgcccccgagatcgaagattggggggcatattgtttttgtcctgtctgtcattctgtaattttgTTATTCTGTCAttccgtcattctgtctgaaactttaaccttgctaataacttttgaacagtaagtgatagagctttgatatttcacatgagtattccttgtgacaagacctttccgtgggtaccaacatttttgaccatgtgaccttgaccttggagtttgacctactttttgaaaactttagcgttgctaataacttttgaacagtaagtgatagagctttgagtattccttgtgacaagacctttctttttgaaaacactaaccttgctaataacttttgaacagtaagtgatagagcattgatatttcacattagtattccttgtgacaagacctttccgttggtacttaaccttttgaccttgacatttgacctacttttaatttttttttttttacattggtcataacttctaaatggtaaatattagagctttcatattgtacatgagcatttcttgtgacaagatctttctactgatatcaagatatttgtccttatgaccttggccatcttcggaattagccattatcaggggcttttgtgtttcacaaacacatcttgttatttttGGTGTTTAACatgcaatgtttttttttacagtaaGTCCTCACAGGAAATGCTCTTCAATGCAATATCCTTTGGTGTGGATTGCATTTTATGGGCATTAGATGTCTTGGGCAGAATATGGTTTACTACTGGTTTTGCCATGGAAACCCCAACTGGTGATGGAAAGTGGTGGGAGGTAAACTTTGAACAGCTgtgttataaaactttttaaaaatttttgaTGACAATATATTTAGTTGCAAAACATTCATGCACTTGGTGTAGATTCCAATCTTCCTTAGTtttgagagatatctcattttcattgttttcatggTATGAACATATCTTAAAGTTCATATCCCCCTTAAAAATAATAACTTTAGATCGTAAATAACCAACTCTCTTAACCACCGAATAATGGCACATAGCAGTgcaattttatttgaaatatgaaaatatgtgaatttacagtatgttaaacattttcctttttaaaCCACATCTTATCTTACAGGTGCCAGTAAGTGAAATAGTAGTGAAGGATGTCTCTGGAATAGATGCTCTAAGATCTCTGGCCCAGAAGTTTGACCCACAGAAACTTGCTTCCCTGATAAGTTCCCAGAATGGGGGACTAATCACAGCTGGTAAAGTAGGGGTGTGGGTGTGTCCCGAGTTCAAGAATATGATCCAGGTCTGCCGAGGAGTTGTTCAAGGTAAATGTTGTTCTCTAATATGTAGGCCATTGCGGGGCATTACCATCTTGTGTGAATTGAATTGTCAGAAGTTATGAAATGCACATTGTACATATCATAATATTTTCTGCGAACAATTCCATTACAGGACATCTATGGGAAACAGTTGAAATTCCTGGGATTGTGTCGTCTGTTATATGGAAGTTTGTGTCAGCTCAGACTAGCAATGAAGGTGCAGTAATTTGAgaacttttaaatgacaaaattttcagGTCACTGAGTACTACCTGTCCAACATTAGTGTTACCATTGTTCATTCTTACTGTTTGAAGTTTGAAATGAATGCCAGCAAGtgttaattaagaaataaacttcatttttgaaaatacatgaggatatgaactgttATGCTTCACACCAAAATACTTCACGAAGCATGTTAGCGCTTCACGAGAAGTAAGCTggcatgaagcattgcagttcataccatcatgaattttcaaatcctatatttacattctactttcatttctgtcagactttccagccattaaaatagatgtactttatttatcaaaattcatacgtgcattgttcTCGGCTGCAAtgtattcatgaggaaatggctatcatttcagtttgtagagatatcaaattcataaacattagaaatgtaaatattacatgGTAAACATGTCAATTTCAATTACACCACAGTCAAAAAAGTTGAATGGCTTATTCCAGCAATGGTAGCATTAAACTCAGATGGACAGGAATACATTTGTATCAAATTATAGCAACATATGTTGAAAATTGTGGGAAAATGCAGCTaagtgtgatatatataatcactGTTTATtcattggtacatgtacatggtgcATCAAATTTgagtttttttaaatctttactCTAATTTAATAGGACTAATCTGGGCAATGCAGCCCAATGGAGACATCTACACTTATGCTGCAAGCCAGGATAAATGCAGCATGGTGCAGTGCCCATCCTACAGGAGAAATGTTCTCTGTCTAAGTTCATGTAGGGATGCTGTGTGGGTCCTCACCGAGGACAATGAAATATTCATACGCAGTGGAATTAGGCCAAATAATCCACAGGGTGTTGACTGGTGCAAACTGGACCTATCACAATTAGGTATGCTGGTGTTACGTGTTTTCATAGAAAAAATCCATCCTGTGTGGAAATAGTCTGTTAATATTCACTCATTTGGAGTAATTCAAGtgaaatacattttattcagtttgtgggCTCAATGTCTGCTAGACTGATTGCTATATATTGGTTATTATTTGGCATTTCTTGTATTGCATCCTGTATCAGCCCAAGATCACTTTGTATCAGCCAGAGAGCTGTtgtaatgtttatgatattgGAAACTGCTGAAATCTATAGAAATGGGTGCATAATAAAGTAAACAAAGGCTAGAAATAGGTGTATAATATTTTGATTATAACCACTATTGTACTTCTGATATTTTGGGTGCATGGATGTATCAAATTTTTGTGAATTAATATTTGTATTACTGTAAGACATGAATTTACTTACGcttattgtgaagtgatatttatttctcaatgagtggaaaataataaaatatttattggaaataacaaagtttggttgtaacgaattatttttttttctggctGTGGAGGTTTGTGAtaacagtgttttactgtatgtgtactaacaaatatcaaaataaaagaatCTATGAATGAATTATTTTGCCATGTTGGGTGTAGAGATGACAAAATTTTTACAGGTGATGCAGTCCTGACGTCTGTCAGTTGTGGGACGATTAATGTGTGGGCAGTGGACACTAAGGGAGTTGTGTACCAAAGAATAGGGGTCAAGGCTCCGACCTCTCACTCTCTCAATGCTGCCTGGCTTCCAGTGGACATGGGAAAACAGTCCTCTACAGTTTTTACACACATTGCTACAGGACCCAAGGATTTCATGGTTGGTTgcaaatttttaataaatgtgtgtacttgtgtgtgtatttatattGCATTTTACAATATTATGTATTAAACTGTTGAACTGACAAATGAGTTACAATTTATACACTACTAAAAACACAGATAACATTCACAATTTATTcgcattcatacatgtacatgtatctacagacaattCAATAAAGTATACCACCTAGTGTACAATagaataataaacatatataacATAACTACATATTTGGCCTTCTCGGGGGCTACTCACGTCACTACGATAAAATAATCTGTAAACCCCAAAGCTGAATTTCCTGGTTGATACCCTCAGGAAATCCCTACTGAACCCGGGTTGACATCATTGAGCCAACCTATCTAGTACCCGGTTTAACCTCTTCGGGGAACCCATCAGAACTCGGCTTGACGCCATCGGATAAATACTAACTATTGGTACCCAGGTTGACACCGTCAGGTAGATACTAACTATTGGCACCCGGGTTAACACTATCGGGTAAATACTAACTATTGGTACCCGGGTTGACACCGTCGGGTTGTACTAGAGCTAATTAATGTCATAGTACTAGCATGTTACCTAAGGTTGACACCGTTCAGGTGACCCTTAGAACTAACCTGATACTTAGCTTTATCTGAATTGGGGGAAAAAAGGCAATTATTTTGTGAGAGCCCCAATGGATTATGAATAGAAAAAGGAGATGTTGGGGATGGTGGGAGGGTTAGACAAATGAACACACTGTTGCACTTCTGGCAGTGAGCAAAGAACTGATGTACTGTAAGTGAAGCTGAGCTATCATTGGTTATCACTGGTCAAGTGATCTATATCCTTGGTCAGTTACGCAATCAATTACCTAATTTGGCCATAGAATGCTGGAACCAGATTGTAACATGATACTACTGTTAGTTGTAAAACTACTGCCTTCCTGTCTTATCATTATAGAATACTATCATATATCTAATACTGCTTAGTTCTATGGAGATGGAAGCTTAATGCTTCCATTTTATAACTTGATAGAATTAGACATCATGATACATAAATAGACCTACTGCGGGTTGGgcatcaacaattggtttccggatgataactcaaaaagtttacaatctaatcaaatgaaactctgatatattgttgggtaccaggtaaggaagacccctattgattttggaggaaaatggtcaaaggtcaaggtcacagtgaccgaaaatagaatgaaaatttcagaaaaatttggtttccggatgataactcagaaagtttaaatctgaatcaaatgaaactttgatatattgttgggtaccagataagaaagacccctattgattttgaagaaaaaaaggtcaaaggtcaaggtcacagtgaccgaatatagaatgaaaatttcagaaatatttggtttccggatgagaactcagaaagtttaaatccgaatcaaatgatacttcaagatattgttatgtagcAGATAAGGGAGAccgctattgattttggagaaaaaggtcaaaggtcaaggtcacagtgaccgaaaatagatttaaaattcccaaaaaatgttggtttccggaggataactcaaaaaattttaatttgaatcaaatgaaacttggatatattgttggataccaacaaagcaaggcccctattgattttggagaaaaaaggtcaaaggtcaaggtacagtgaccgaaaatagattgaaaacttcagacaaatatggtttctggacagtaactcgaaaagtttaaaactgaaattagttcttcacaattataaatatgccacatcattcctgactttacaatgtatcccatgcaactcggctcatgcacccctgggtgcatatattgaatttttttaattagtcccctaccgacgaagtcgaggggactttaggtttgcgctccgtccgtctgtccgtcagtccagttttccgcactttttttctctgttcttgcagatatttattttatatttgggaTATGGCTTTGCagtaacaagttacagatcaagttcgaacttcgtctcagtccgttgatttttcacttaattatggcccttggacttagaaaaatagcatgaataatcagttttccagactttttttggttgtgcttgtagatattcctttgatatttggtacattgctttgtcataacaagttacagatcaagtttgaatttcgtctcagtctgatgatttttcacttagttatggcccttgaacttagaaaaatagcatgaattatcagttttccggacttcttttggttgtgcttgcagatattcatttgatatttggtacattgcttttgccataacaagttacaaatcaagtttgaatttcgtcttggtccgttgattttccattaagttatggccct is a window from the Ostrea edulis chromosome 5, xbOstEdul1.1, whole genome shotgun sequence genome containing:
- the LOC125649352 gene encoding tectonin beta-propeller repeat-containing protein 2-like, which produces MAESEENIDSPTTEGYPKHPIPKEHRSLDYLLSQIPRRAQKGFLSNCDLILKCVDANSEYIALGTNVGVVYLFDRKKELIERLKTHSNSDVITSVALHNGLENQVAIGTEKGAVYIFQLPSLIPGQNKKLQQFVVQGVHKAQIKCTRWSLNGMKLYSGDDQGLVVCTEFDTYQGQCKSSVVLTEVGSSIVQLDHGHKSLLVSTKQRTLIYRTDETTVQVGQKDRKVAGPFGACFIPAMCKPEDAQLYACRPGARIWKAGMCGTVSNTFLFKELINSTHSEIQLLFKNGIPATRVSDHQFGPLMLYMEKYLVTWNESSLYVLSPEDNSVVGSQRALGAVVDVAVTEDEIFILRKNNERNLIRIAVYPEKKGESLYHKLLHEKEKYALMRQSAPPIESAVHVHNIQQSSQQPNSPLDFIQSKLKSLEVTGGSMKSGIEHLLSSMDHLEDSVEITEHEIDHRDHPHAQPPQDLPPVIKQETELHEKLPPVIKLATPDLLTVEIFTDNTASSQKDDDKDKDVKMSGPPTTRFNPFLKEDLETDSVPISDSHCDYSRDQYSVESADKLIPRGPSGVQPLMTKDSSANHNSPLPSGTITEERLLSVVGDDDIVFNSKHKKHKKKKKGLKGDRDSTHTSYHDQFKDQQQDGPEDNISIKSGDTISIHSDISEGPYSTEEIRENQKFKNIIDAEGEKVKKMCSRESSPARKGQQSTDKLSEATLVHGLQSLPHDYLSKSLEAFEKELTKMDTSSAHELENRDPLFHSEETEKSIEKTITAENEKAISKSSSNDLHAPDESTKKSEETMSKNSASNTEIWKSSLREGENPSQEKLDLSSPVSNGSSENSLLKSPDQKVKDLLSPLESPADDFYNMYISSTSMTSQKDVKYHPLLPSSTEDEAPEENETVLSTKESEEEEPSYKVLNNWTEIFTNGNLSCLCLTDTHIWHVDRSANLWQCSLSSPGLKWQKANGFAKMIAVSRSGNIVWRLYKETVYAGTKITAKHPEGLKWIEAIREVQYISVDETVAWYLKTNGEVVMQKGLSKDRPCFKAVKIACEHKLTQIVCYRGVVLGLTDQCQLVYRDGISKDCLEGKSWKLIKCKSSQEMLFNAISFGVDCILWALDVLGRIWFTTGFAMETPTGDGKWWEVPVSEIVVKDVSGIDALRSLAQKFDPQKLASLISSQNGGLITAGKVGVWVCPEFKNMIQVCRGVVQGHLWETVEIPGIVSSVIWKFVSAQTSNEGLIWAMQPNGDIYTYAASQDKCSMVQCPSYRRNVLCLSSCRDAVWVLTEDNEIFIRSGIRPNNPQGVDWCKLDLSQLGDAVLTSVSCGTINVWAVDTKGVVYQRIGVKAPTSHSLNAAWLPVDMGKQSSTVFTHIATGPKDFMVWVIDNRRQIYARKGVTEDMPIGEEWVHVPGTLATQLTVSDKCVWALNPSGEILCRYGISMKNPTGDYWRKVPGVFYQISVSNSDQMWAVSQEGQLYRRFTKYLNKNYASDLDKLLPKRSSVSISSDEGWELL